From the genome of Taeniopygia guttata chromosome 31, bTaeGut7.mat, whole genome shotgun sequence, one region includes:
- the LOC140681096 gene encoding uncharacterized protein isoform X4, whose product MEWEQLRELVILGVLSLARGDTPDWCHLRVGGLAVAAVLSVLGVVVQWEVQVPEQGQLKPGDIWGHSGTIWGHSGTFGVIGGFGDVGG is encoded by the exons ATGGAGTGGGAACAGCTCCGGGAACTGGTGATACTGGGAg tTCTGTCCCTGGCCAGAGGCGACACCCCCG actGGTGTCACCTGCGCGTCGGTGGCCTCGCGGTGGCCGCAGTGCTGAGCGTGCTGGGGGTCGTCGTCCA gtGGGAAGTGCAAGTGCCGGAGCAAGGCCAGCTGAAACccggggacatttggggacattcggggacaatttggggacactcggggacatttggggtcatcgggggatttggggatgttgGTGGATGA
- the LOC121468903 gene encoding LOW QUALITY PROTEIN: H/ACA ribonucleoprotein complex subunit 3 (The sequence of the model RefSeq protein was modified relative to this genomic sequence to represent the inferred CDS: substituted 1 base at 1 genomic stop codon), giving the protein MFLQCXENEGGERVYTLRKVSPDGVPTRLAHPARFSPDDKFSRHRLALKRRFGVLPTQRGRTLL; this is encoded by the exons ATGTTCCTGCAGTGCTAAGAGAACGAGGGCGGGGAGCGCGTCTACACCCTGCGG aagGTGTCCCCGGACGGGGTCCCCACACGCTTGGCGCACCCCGCCCGCTTCTCCCCCGATGATAAATTCTCCCGGCACCGCCTGGCCCTGAAGCGGCGCTTCGGGGTTTTGCCAACGCAGCGTGGCCGGACCCTGCTGTGA
- the LOC140681096 gene encoding uncharacterized protein isoform X2: protein MEWEQLRELVILGVLSLARGDTPDASSPFQFGTPSCPSVPVPVPDWCHLRVGGLAVAAVLSVLGVVVQWEVQVPEQGQLKPGDIWGHSGTIWGHSGTFGVIGGFGDVGG, encoded by the exons ATGGAGTGGGAACAGCTCCGGGAACTGGTGATACTGGGAg tTCTGTCCCTGGCCAGAGGCGACACCCCCG ATGCCTCCAGTCCCTTCCAGTTCG GtacccccagctgtcccagtgtccctgtccctgtcccagactGGTGTCACCTGCGCGTCGGTGGCCTCGCGGTGGCCGCAGTGCTGAGCGTGCTGGGGGTCGTCGTCCA gtGGGAAGTGCAAGTGCCGGAGCAAGGCCAGCTGAAACccggggacatttggggacattcggggacaatttggggacactcggggacatttggggtcatcgggggatttggggatgttgGTGGATGA
- the LOC140681096 gene encoding FXYD domain-containing ion transport regulator 3-like isoform X3 → MEWEQLRELVILGVLSLARGDTPDASSPFQFDWCHLRVGGLAVAAVLSVLGVVVQWEVQVPEQGQLKPGDIWGHSGTIWGHSGTFGVIGGFGDVGG, encoded by the exons ATGGAGTGGGAACAGCTCCGGGAACTGGTGATACTGGGAg tTCTGTCCCTGGCCAGAGGCGACACCCCCG ATGCCTCCAGTCCCTTCCAGTTCG actGGTGTCACCTGCGCGTCGGTGGCCTCGCGGTGGCCGCAGTGCTGAGCGTGCTGGGGGTCGTCGTCCA gtGGGAAGTGCAAGTGCCGGAGCAAGGCCAGCTGAAACccggggacatttggggacattcggggacaatttggggacactcggggacatttggggtcatcgggggatttggggatgttgGTGGATGA
- the LOC140681096 gene encoding FXYD domain-containing ion transport regulator 3-like isoform X5, which yields MEWEQLRELVILGDASSPFQFDWCHLRVGGLAVAAVLSVLGVVVQWEVQVPEQGQLKPGDIWGHSGTIWGHSGTFGVIGGFGDVGG from the exons ATGGAGTGGGAACAGCTCCGGGAACTGGTGATACTGGGAg ATGCCTCCAGTCCCTTCCAGTTCG actGGTGTCACCTGCGCGTCGGTGGCCTCGCGGTGGCCGCAGTGCTGAGCGTGCTGGGGGTCGTCGTCCA gtGGGAAGTGCAAGTGCCGGAGCAAGGCCAGCTGAAACccggggacatttggggacattcggggacaatttggggacactcggggacatttggggtcatcgggggatttggggatgttgGTGGATGA
- the LOC140681096 gene encoding uncharacterized protein isoform X1, producing the protein MGGSLSQWEAAEAGPAHSTPPVPPSKAQLIPVQASSSQYSPSAPPVPPSAAQFAPVPPSISQFYQCHSQFVPVHPSLSQCIPVPLPVCPSAPSIPQCHSQFIPVSPSSSQSFRGQASAPPPYLATPLPLVTPPRSVPRPLPFPVPAAALGSSVPGQRRHPRCLQSLPVRHRPPPPPELSPLAGTGA; encoded by the exons ATGGGCGGGAGCCTCAGCCAATGGGAGGCGGCAGAGGCGGGACCAGCCCATTcaacccctccagtccctcccagtaaagCCCAGTTAATCCCAGTCCAGGCTAGttcctcccagtacagccccagtgcccctccagtccctcccagtgcagcccagtTTGCCCCTGTgcctcccagtatctcccagttCTACCAGTGCCACTCCCAGTtcgtcccagtccatcccagtttgtcccagtgcatcccagtgccactcccagtctgtcccagtgctcccagcatcccccagtgtcactcccagttcatcccagtatcccccagttcatcccagtccttCCGCGGCCAAGCCTCTGCCCCGCCCCCATATTTGGCCACGCCCCTTCCATTGGTCACGCCCCCTCGTTCCGTGCCCCGCCCCCTCCCATTTCCAGTTCCCGCGGCTGCTCTGGGAAG tTCTGTCCCTGGCCAGAGGCGACACCCCCG ATGCCTCCAGTCCCTTCCAGTTCG gcaccgcccccccccccccccggagCTGTCACCTCTGGCTGGGACAG GAGcctga